A single genomic interval of Electrophorus electricus isolate fEleEle1 chromosome 4, fEleEle1.pri, whole genome shotgun sequence harbors:
- the wee2 gene encoding wee1-like protein kinase 2, which produces MAGANEKAMQQRLSFLSCGEEDSSDSSMEDWAPRTVLQQSPSLVCQTPRVQRHRTWSVTASTSAPTSPIPYAAWRKLRLCDSPSTPKSLLSKSALPYSSSRPRLTQSVPGLLTACDPAPAVNINPFTPDTARRSSKHYKRKSHRSECNNEDDGYRYKESQTSSEDESYFLPSKRPAVPALMLSRYESEFLELGRIGVGEFGAVYSCVKRLDGCMYAIKRLRRPLAGSANEQLALKEVYAHAVLGHHPHVVQYYSAWAEDDHMIIQNEYCDGGSLLDVITEKKEQGEFFREPELRDLLLQVSMGLKYIHTSGLVHLDIKPSNIFICHRPSASTDEAGDSEEEDDGYPSSGVVFKIGDLGHVTSTSSPQVEEGDSRFLACEVLREDYTHLPKADIFALGLTVLLAAGAAPLPQNGDEWHRLRQAELPSLPQELTAPLSNLIQMMLDPDPAARPSASALCKHPVLCRERSGKLAAQLRKELNVEKFRTAVLERELKEARLAATSPRQSPLSAGQASSHVHSLPRPDRRLVGRNKARSMSFGGLGH; this is translated from the exons ATGGCTGGAGCAAATGAGAAAGCTATGCAGCAGCGTCTGAGCTTCTTGAGCTGTGGGGAGGAGGATAGCAGTGACAGTAGCATGGAAGACTGGGCACCCAGAACTGTCCTGCAGCAAAGCCCCTCCTTGGTTTGCCAAACTCCGCGAGTGCAGCGCCACCGCACCTGGAGCGTCACGGCGTCCACGTCCGCACCGACCTCACCCATACCGTATGCTGCTTGGAGGAAGCTCAGGCTCTGTGACTCCCCCAGCACACCTAAG AGTCTGCTGTCGAAGTCAGCCCTGCCTTACTCGAGCAGTAGGCCACGTCTCACCCAGAGTGTCCCAGGCCTGCTCACTGCCTGTGACCCTGCTCCTGCTGTCAACATTAACCCTTTCACTCCTGACACGGCCCGGAGGAGCAGCAAACACTACAAGAGGAAAAGTCACAGGAGTGAGTGCAATAATGAGGATGATGGGTACAG GTATAAAGAGAGTCAAACCTCATCTGAAGACGAAAGTTACTTCCTCCCATCAAAG AGGCCAGCAGTGCCGGCCCTCATGCTGTCGCGCTATGAGAGTGAGTTCCTGGAACTGGGCCGGATTGGCGTGGGCGAGTTTGGCGCCGTGTACTCTTGTGTGAAGAGGTTGGACGGCTGCATGTATGCCATCAAGCGCTTACGCAGGCCACTCGCAGGTTCCGCCAACGA ACAGCTGGCCTTAAAAGAGGTGTATGCCCATGCAGTGCTTGGACATCACCCACATGTTGTACAGTACTACTCAGCTTGGGCTGAAGATGACCACATGATCATTCAAAATGAGTACTGTGATG GTGGAAGCCTTCTTGATGTCATCACTGAGAAGAAAGAGCAAGGGGAGTTCTTTCGGGAGCCAGAGCTGCGGGATCTGCTGCTTCAGGTGTCAATGGGGCTAAAATACATCCACACCTCAGGCCTGGTGCATCTGGACATCAAACCCA GCAACATATTCATCTGCCATCGGCCCAGTGCCAGCACTGATGAAGCTGGAGACAGcgaagaggaagatgatggaTACCCTTCATCAGGGGTAGTTTTTAAAATTG GTGACCTAGGTCACGTCACATCCACTTCCAGTCCGCAGGTAGAAGAGGGTGACAGCCGCTTCCTGGCCTGTGAAGTTCTGCGAGAG GACTACACTCATCTACCCAAGGCAGATATCTTTGCCCTGGGCCTGACTGTGCTGTTGGCAGCAGGAGCTGCACCACTACCTCAGAATGGGGATGAATGGCACCGCCTCAGACAGGCGGAGTTGCCCAGCCTGCCACAGGAACTGACGGCTCCCTTAAGCAACCTTATACAG ATGATGTTAGACCCTGATCCCGCTGCGAGGCCATCTGCGTCTGCATTGTGCAAGCACCCAGTGCTGTGTAGAGAAAGGTCTGGAAAGCTGGCCGCACAGTTGCGCAAGGAGCTCAATGTGGAGAAGTTTAGGACGGCAGTGCTGGAGAG GGAACTCAAGGAGGCTCGATTAGCAGCTACCTCGCCTCGGCAGTCCCCTCTCTCTGCGGGACAGGCTAGCTCCCACGTGCACTCCCTTCCTAGACCAGATCGGAGGCTAGTGGGACGAAATAAAGCTCGCTCCATGAGCTTTGGTGGCCTTGGACACTGA
- the bida gene encoding BH3 interacting domain death agonist has protein sequence MNGCEMDVNDNLDSFSRNSLSLIFLTFLHQRPCHNVELQMELDELDHKLQFQLVLEVGYDDNRLIDSNIECDGGLETDGHSSQRSLRSLQRELFPQVQLELPVNAQENEGVREVAAEIIRIADEINHSIISQAAERLTKKLSSSPRNCWWNHLSQGVESLLQEVPCVQTEQAMMALTFSLVKAACELAPRLLWDLYNVLMQYISFARPR, from the exons ATGAACGGCTGTGAGATGGACGTCAACGATAACTTGGATAGTTTTTCGCGAAATTCTCTGTCGCTAATTTTCTTGACGTTCCTTCACCAACGGCCCTGTCACAACGTCGAGCTCCAAATGGAGTTGGATGAACTGGACCACAAATTACAGTTCCAGTTAGTTCTAGAAGTAGGATACGACGACAACCGTCTGATTGACTCCAACATCGAATGTGATGGCGGCTTGGAAACGGATGGACACTCTTCCCAGAGGTCCCTGAGGAGCCTTCAGCGGGAACTTTTCCCTCAAGTTCAGCTTGAATTGCCGG taaatGCTCAAGAAAATGAGGGTGTAAGGGAGGTGGCTGCAGAGATCATTAGGATTGCAGATGAGATCAATCACTCCATCATCTCTCAAGCTGCAGAGAGGCTGACCAAGAAACTCAGCAGCTCTCCCCGGAAT TGCTGGTGGAACCACCTGTCTCAGGGTGTAGAAAGCTTACTGCAGGAAGTGCCTTGTGTCCAGACTGAGCAGGCAATGATGGCTCTCACATTCTCCCTGGTGAAAGCAGCATGTGAGCTTGCCCCTCGCCTGCTGTGGGATCTCTATAATGTCTTGATGCAGTATATCTCGTTTGCCAGGCCCAGGTGA
- the bcl2l13 gene encoding bcl-2-like protein 13 isoform X1: MATSGSCTTVAEGFHYETKYVLLCYLGLPTTSHSRPTEAAGHVTQETDVTRIGRMKQQIEEELKKLEEEITSSFPRTGFDRHTSPVFSPANPESSVEDSLAVLGDRVARDLDTHLASATHTLLSGQLDYEEFREVVQELSSHSQGGWSKVLVPLLLLQALQGRGQCLASLLALGVRYLEETEADFIIQQGGWSAVFKLEDVEDPGVIIAEDSNDIYILSGEQAPDLLSAPESPLTVAESSGLASWQSESLPMSLSSHDSWAQVAAMEPEDAKTLDSAEAVTLAEERSENNSSNSDIVHVEREEVEILEEGGEPTEERELQESLLSVLGSESGLMDLSAELKEAALPPAKQVTPATVWTMPIEELVVITEPSASLPATVPTVALERESKAPLVPPAAVFRVPDPEPEPHPAQPVHHLAPVEPQLTSKVQEPTCAEPEPVVAPSMQELPSQELKSQAVQVTPVLAQQPTVTPLAAATEQTEPAGKPKSSELPVLLYGGAALVAIAALLAYGALTYRKK; this comes from the exons ATGGCTACCTCTGGCTCCTGCACCACTGTGGCTGAGGGGTTTCACTATGAGACCAAGTATGTCCTCCTCTGTTACCTCGGCCTGCCCACAACCTCTCACTCAAGGCCCACAGAAG CAGCTGGACATGTTACCCAGGAAACGGACGTGACCAGGATCGGCAGAATGAAGCAGCAGATTGaagaggagctgaagaagcTCGAGGAGGAAATCACTTCTT ctTTCCCCAGGACAGGCTTTGATCGGCACACATCTCCAGTCTTCAGCCCAGCTAACCCAGAGAGCTCTGTAGAGGACAGTCTGGCTGTGCTAGGGGACCGCGTTGCGCGGGACTTGGACACACACCTGgcctctgccacacacacacttctcagtgG ACAGCTGGACTATGAAGAATTCAGAGAGGTGGTGCAGGAGCTCTCCTCTCACTCCCAGGGAGGCTGGAGCAAG GTGCTGGTGCCCCTACTGCTGCTGCAGGCTCTCCAGGGCAGGGGGCAGTGCCTGGCCTCACTGCTGGCCCTGGGCGTGCGGTacctggaggagacagaggcGGACTTCATCATCCAGCAGGGGGGATGG AGTGCAGTGTTTAAACTAGAGGATGTGGAGGACCCTGGAGTGATCATCGCTGAAGACAGTAACGATATCTACATCCTGTCAGGGGAGCAGGCCCCAGACTTGCTGAGCGCCCCAGAGTCGCCGCTGACTGTGGCAGAGAGCAGTGGCCTGGCCTCCTGGCAGTCGGAGAGCTTGCCCATGTCTCTGAGCAGCCACGACTCCTGGGCTCAGGTTGCCGCGATGGAGCCAGAGGACGCCAAGACTCTGGACAGTGCTGAGGCAGTAACCCTGGCTGAGGAGCGAAGCGAGAATAACTCCTCCAACTCGGACATTGTGCACGTGGAGCGGGAGGAGGTAGAGATTTTAGAGGAGGGTGGGGAGCctacagaggagagagagctgcaAGAAAGTCTGCTCAGTGTGTTGGGCAGCGAGAGTGGACTAATGGACCTcagtgcagagctgaaagaAGCAGCCCTGCCTCCAGCAAAACAGGTTACACCAGCAACAGTGTGGACAATGCCCATAGAAGAGCTGGTTGTCATCACGGAGCCGTCTGCTAGTCTGCCTGCTACTGTTCCAACTGTTGCTTTAGAACGGGAAAGCAAAGCCCCTCTGGTTCcacctgctgctgttttccGAGTGCCTGATCCTGAACCTGAGCCTCACCCAGCTCAGCCAGTACATCATCTGGCTCCTGTGGAGCCGCAGCTTACAAGCAAAGTTCAAGAGCCTACCTGTGCTGAACCTGAGCCAGTTGTGGCCCCCTCCATGCAGGAGCTTCCATCACAGGAGCTGAAGTCACAGGCTGTGCAGGTGACCCCTGTTTTAGCACAGCAGCCTACTGTCACCCCTCTGGCTGCAGCCACTGAGCAGACAGAGCCTGCAGGAAAGCCCAAGTCCTCTGAGCTGCCGGTGCTGCTATATGGTGGTGCTGCTCTAGTGGCCATTGCTGCATTGCTGGCTTATGGCGCATTAACATACAGGAAGAAGTAA
- the bcl2l13 gene encoding bcl-2-like protein 13 isoform X2, with protein sequence MATSGSCTTVAEGFHYETKYVLLCYLGLPTTSHSRPTEAGHVTQETDVTRIGRMKQQIEEELKKLEEEITSSFPRTGFDRHTSPVFSPANPESSVEDSLAVLGDRVARDLDTHLASATHTLLSGQLDYEEFREVVQELSSHSQGGWSKVLVPLLLLQALQGRGQCLASLLALGVRYLEETEADFIIQQGGWSAVFKLEDVEDPGVIIAEDSNDIYILSGEQAPDLLSAPESPLTVAESSGLASWQSESLPMSLSSHDSWAQVAAMEPEDAKTLDSAEAVTLAEERSENNSSNSDIVHVEREEVEILEEGGEPTEERELQESLLSVLGSESGLMDLSAELKEAALPPAKQVTPATVWTMPIEELVVITEPSASLPATVPTVALERESKAPLVPPAAVFRVPDPEPEPHPAQPVHHLAPVEPQLTSKVQEPTCAEPEPVVAPSMQELPSQELKSQAVQVTPVLAQQPTVTPLAAATEQTEPAGKPKSSELPVLLYGGAALVAIAALLAYGALTYRKK encoded by the exons ATGGCTACCTCTGGCTCCTGCACCACTGTGGCTGAGGGGTTTCACTATGAGACCAAGTATGTCCTCCTCTGTTACCTCGGCCTGCCCACAACCTCTCACTCAAGGCCCACAGAAG CTGGACATGTTACCCAGGAAACGGACGTGACCAGGATCGGCAGAATGAAGCAGCAGATTGaagaggagctgaagaagcTCGAGGAGGAAATCACTTCTT ctTTCCCCAGGACAGGCTTTGATCGGCACACATCTCCAGTCTTCAGCCCAGCTAACCCAGAGAGCTCTGTAGAGGACAGTCTGGCTGTGCTAGGGGACCGCGTTGCGCGGGACTTGGACACACACCTGgcctctgccacacacacacttctcagtgG ACAGCTGGACTATGAAGAATTCAGAGAGGTGGTGCAGGAGCTCTCCTCTCACTCCCAGGGAGGCTGGAGCAAG GTGCTGGTGCCCCTACTGCTGCTGCAGGCTCTCCAGGGCAGGGGGCAGTGCCTGGCCTCACTGCTGGCCCTGGGCGTGCGGTacctggaggagacagaggcGGACTTCATCATCCAGCAGGGGGGATGG AGTGCAGTGTTTAAACTAGAGGATGTGGAGGACCCTGGAGTGATCATCGCTGAAGACAGTAACGATATCTACATCCTGTCAGGGGAGCAGGCCCCAGACTTGCTGAGCGCCCCAGAGTCGCCGCTGACTGTGGCAGAGAGCAGTGGCCTGGCCTCCTGGCAGTCGGAGAGCTTGCCCATGTCTCTGAGCAGCCACGACTCCTGGGCTCAGGTTGCCGCGATGGAGCCAGAGGACGCCAAGACTCTGGACAGTGCTGAGGCAGTAACCCTGGCTGAGGAGCGAAGCGAGAATAACTCCTCCAACTCGGACATTGTGCACGTGGAGCGGGAGGAGGTAGAGATTTTAGAGGAGGGTGGGGAGCctacagaggagagagagctgcaAGAAAGTCTGCTCAGTGTGTTGGGCAGCGAGAGTGGACTAATGGACCTcagtgcagagctgaaagaAGCAGCCCTGCCTCCAGCAAAACAGGTTACACCAGCAACAGTGTGGACAATGCCCATAGAAGAGCTGGTTGTCATCACGGAGCCGTCTGCTAGTCTGCCTGCTACTGTTCCAACTGTTGCTTTAGAACGGGAAAGCAAAGCCCCTCTGGTTCcacctgctgctgttttccGAGTGCCTGATCCTGAACCTGAGCCTCACCCAGCTCAGCCAGTACATCATCTGGCTCCTGTGGAGCCGCAGCTTACAAGCAAAGTTCAAGAGCCTACCTGTGCTGAACCTGAGCCAGTTGTGGCCCCCTCCATGCAGGAGCTTCCATCACAGGAGCTGAAGTCACAGGCTGTGCAGGTGACCCCTGTTTTAGCACAGCAGCCTACTGTCACCCCTCTGGCTGCAGCCACTGAGCAGACAGAGCCTGCAGGAAAGCCCAAGTCCTCTGAGCTGCCGGTGCTGCTATATGGTGGTGCTGCTCTAGTGGCCATTGCTGCATTGCTGGCTTATGGCGCATTAACATACAGGAAGAAGTAA
- the wnt2 gene encoding protein Wnt-2 isoform X2 encodes MGTLGSQVMCDNIPGLVNKQRQLCRQHPKAMQAIGAGIKDWISECQHQFRSHRWNCNTMARDHNVFGKLLLRSSREAAFVYAISSAGMVHTLTQACSQGELDTCSCDPGKKGFSHDSKGPFDWGGCSDHVDHAIKFTQSFLDAKERKERDVRALVNLHNNRAGRKAVKRFMNLECKCHGVSGSCSVRTCWLAMGDFRQTGDYLRRKYNAATQVVMNRYGTGFTSVYRKFKKPSKNDLVYFEDSPDYCIWDHESGSVGTGGRACNRTSRGADSCEVMCCGRGYDTSRVSRATKCECKFHWCCAVHCRDCQEEVDVHTCKTQS; translated from the exons ATGGGTACCCTTGGATCGCAAGTGATGTGCGACAACATCCCAGGGTTAGTTAACAAACAGCGCCAGTTGTGCCGCCAGCATCCGAAAGCGATGCAGGCGATTGGTGCTGGAATTAAAGACTGGATTAGTGAATGCCAGCACCAGTTCCGCAGCCATCGCTGGAACTGCAACACCATGGCGCGGGACCACAACGTTTTTGGAAAGCTCCTGCTTCGAA GCAGTCGGGAGGCCGCTTTTGTGTATGCCATCTCCTCAGCGGGCATGGTCCACACCCTGACCCAGGCCTGCAGTCAGGGTGAGCTGGACACCTGCTCCTGTGACCCGGGAAAAAAGGGCTTCTCCCACGATTCCAAAGGGCCCTTTGACTGGGGAGGCTGCAGCGATCACGTAGATCACGCCATCAAGTTCACGCAATCGTTTCTCGATGccaaggagaggaaggagagagacgtGCGGGCACTTGTGAACCTACATAACAATCGTGCAGGAAGGAAG GCAGTGAAGCGTTTCATGAACCTGGAATGTAAATGCCATGGCGTGAGTGGTTCATGTAGTGTACGAACCTGCTGGCTGGCCATGGGTGACTTCAGGCAAACGGGCGACTACCTGCGCAGGAAATACAATGCAGCCACCCAGGTGGTGATGAACCGCTATGGGACAGGCTTCACCAGTGTGTACAGGAAGTTCAAGAAGCCCAGCAAGAATGACCTGGTTTACTTTGAGGACTCTCCAGACTACTGCATATGGGACCACGAGTCTG GATCAGTGGGCACAGGCGGGCGTGCGTGCAACCGGACGTCACGCGGAGCCGACAGCTGTGAGGTGATGTGCTGTGGGCGGGGTTACGACACGTCCCGCGTCAGCCGCGCCACCAAGTGTGAGTGCAAGTTCCACTGGTGTTGCGCCGTGCACTGCAGGGACTGCCAAGAGGAGGTGGACGTCCACACCTGCAAGACACAGTCTTGA
- the wnt2 gene encoding protein Wnt-2 isoform X1 has protein sequence MNFLPSGICFYLSVATCWLTSRVDSSWWYMGTLGSQVMCDNIPGLVNKQRQLCRQHPKAMQAIGAGIKDWISECQHQFRSHRWNCNTMARDHNVFGKLLLRSSREAAFVYAISSAGMVHTLTQACSQGELDTCSCDPGKKGFSHDSKGPFDWGGCSDHVDHAIKFTQSFLDAKERKERDVRALVNLHNNRAGRKAVKRFMNLECKCHGVSGSCSVRTCWLAMGDFRQTGDYLRRKYNAATQVVMNRYGTGFTSVYRKFKKPSKNDLVYFEDSPDYCIWDHESGSVGTGGRACNRTSRGADSCEVMCCGRGYDTSRVSRATKCECKFHWCCAVHCRDCQEEVDVHTCKTQS, from the exons ATGAACTTTTTACCAAGTGGAATATGCTTTTATCTGTCTGTAGCAACCTGCTGGCTGACGTCAAGAGTGGACTCATCTTGGTG GTACATGGGTACCCTTGGATCGCAAGTGATGTGCGACAACATCCCAGGGTTAGTTAACAAACAGCGCCAGTTGTGCCGCCAGCATCCGAAAGCGATGCAGGCGATTGGTGCTGGAATTAAAGACTGGATTAGTGAATGCCAGCACCAGTTCCGCAGCCATCGCTGGAACTGCAACACCATGGCGCGGGACCACAACGTTTTTGGAAAGCTCCTGCTTCGAA GCAGTCGGGAGGCCGCTTTTGTGTATGCCATCTCCTCAGCGGGCATGGTCCACACCCTGACCCAGGCCTGCAGTCAGGGTGAGCTGGACACCTGCTCCTGTGACCCGGGAAAAAAGGGCTTCTCCCACGATTCCAAAGGGCCCTTTGACTGGGGAGGCTGCAGCGATCACGTAGATCACGCCATCAAGTTCACGCAATCGTTTCTCGATGccaaggagaggaaggagagagacgtGCGGGCACTTGTGAACCTACATAACAATCGTGCAGGAAGGAAG GCAGTGAAGCGTTTCATGAACCTGGAATGTAAATGCCATGGCGTGAGTGGTTCATGTAGTGTACGAACCTGCTGGCTGGCCATGGGTGACTTCAGGCAAACGGGCGACTACCTGCGCAGGAAATACAATGCAGCCACCCAGGTGGTGATGAACCGCTATGGGACAGGCTTCACCAGTGTGTACAGGAAGTTCAAGAAGCCCAGCAAGAATGACCTGGTTTACTTTGAGGACTCTCCAGACTACTGCATATGGGACCACGAGTCTG GATCAGTGGGCACAGGCGGGCGTGCGTGCAACCGGACGTCACGCGGAGCCGACAGCTGTGAGGTGATGTGCTGTGGGCGGGGTTACGACACGTCCCGCGTCAGCCGCGCCACCAAGTGTGAGTGCAAGTTCCACTGGTGTTGCGCCGTGCACTGCAGGGACTGCCAAGAGGAGGTGGACGTCCACACCTGCAAGACACAGTCTTGA